From the Streptomyces sp. KMM 9044 genome, one window contains:
- a CDS encoding NAD(P)/FAD-dependent oxidoreductase: MTSNERVVVIGTGLAGVTLARRLGELGTPVTLIGEEEHRPYNRVLLAEVLAGRYSPELIALPAPVAPTVLTRGRVTGIDRAARTVACADGTGIGYDRLVLATGSNPVLPPLRGLFTEDHALPEGVHAFRTMDDCLGLAGAVRPGTRAVVIGGGLLGVSAARALAVRGAQVVLAQQSERLMERQLDPAASKLVRRHLTDLGVEVHTECRVRDVRCGAGAVRSVEMADGYALDADLVVLACGVHPRVGLAQAAGLEVRKGIVVDDELRTSDPRVHAVGDCVQHAGTVYGLAAPALEQAEALAALLAGDAGARYTGTRSLTRLTLTGPDSPFDLAAFGETEARPGDDVVQLTDATRGTYRKVVVRDDRLIGGVLVGELGTVGALARAWEGAEPLPSDGGPLLHLLTNDGGS, encoded by the coding sequence ATGACCTCGAACGAGCGTGTGGTGGTGATCGGCACCGGCCTGGCGGGCGTGACACTCGCCCGGCGGCTCGGCGAGCTCGGCACGCCGGTGACGCTGATCGGCGAGGAGGAGCACCGTCCGTACAACAGGGTGCTGCTCGCCGAGGTGCTGGCCGGACGCTACAGCCCCGAACTGATCGCCCTCCCCGCCCCGGTGGCGCCGACGGTGCTGACCCGCGGCCGGGTCACCGGCATCGACCGCGCGGCACGCACCGTCGCCTGCGCGGACGGTACCGGGATCGGCTACGACCGGCTCGTCCTGGCCACCGGCTCCAACCCGGTGCTGCCACCGCTGCGCGGGCTGTTCACCGAGGACCACGCGCTGCCCGAGGGCGTGCACGCGTTCCGCACCATGGACGACTGCCTGGGCCTGGCCGGGGCGGTACGTCCGGGGACGCGGGCCGTCGTCATCGGCGGCGGGCTGCTCGGCGTGTCCGCGGCCCGCGCACTCGCCGTGCGCGGCGCCCAGGTCGTCCTCGCCCAGCAGTCCGAGCGGCTCATGGAACGCCAGCTCGACCCGGCGGCGTCCAAGCTCGTCCGGCGGCATCTGACGGACCTCGGCGTGGAGGTGCACACCGAGTGCCGGGTACGGGACGTGCGCTGCGGCGCCGGCGCGGTCCGCTCGGTCGAGATGGCCGACGGGTACGCGCTCGACGCCGACCTGGTGGTCCTGGCCTGCGGGGTGCACCCGCGGGTGGGGCTCGCCCAGGCGGCCGGCCTGGAGGTCCGCAAGGGCATCGTCGTCGACGACGAGCTGCGCACCAGTGACCCCCGTGTCCACGCCGTCGGCGACTGCGTCCAGCACGCCGGCACGGTGTACGGACTGGCCGCCCCGGCGCTGGAACAGGCCGAGGCACTGGCCGCCCTGCTCGCCGGGGACGCGGGCGCCCGCTACACCGGCACCCGCTCCCTGACCCGGCTCACCCTCACGGGGCCCGACAGCCCGTTCGACCTCGCCGCGTTCGGCGAGACCGAGGCACGGCCCGGCGACGACGTCGTCCAGCTCACCGACGCCACCCGGGGCACCTACCGCAAGGTCGTCGTCCGCGACGACCGGCTGATCGGCGGGGTCCTGGTCGGCGAACTCGGCACGGTCGGCGCGCTCGCCCGCGCGTGGGAGGGAGCAGAGCCGCTCCCGTCCGACGGCGGCCCCCTGCTCCACCTGCTCACCAACGACGGAGGCTCCTGA
- a CDS encoding sulfite exporter TauE/SafE family protein, whose translation MPDISLTTVVLLCLAALAAGWIDAVVGGGGLLLLPALLLGLPAGTPAAHALGTNKAVAIVGTTGAAVTFARKAPVDVRTAVRIGLAALAGSSGGAFLAAGMSTEVLKPVIMVVLLAVAAFVILRPGFGTAPQPGPVSRRRVLAAIGFGGLGIGFYDGLIGPGTGTFLVLALTALLHLDLVTASATAKIVNCCTNAGALAMFAWQGAVLWQLAGLMAVFNLAGGTLGAHTALRKGSGFVRVVLLVVVFALVANMAHEQWLA comes from the coding sequence ATGCCCGACATTTCGCTGACCACGGTCGTTCTCCTCTGCCTCGCGGCGCTCGCCGCCGGCTGGATCGACGCCGTGGTCGGCGGCGGCGGGCTCCTGCTCCTGCCCGCGCTGCTGCTCGGCCTGCCCGCCGGCACGCCCGCCGCGCACGCGCTCGGCACCAACAAGGCGGTCGCCATCGTCGGCACCACCGGCGCGGCGGTGACCTTCGCCCGCAAGGCACCCGTCGACGTACGGACCGCCGTACGCATCGGTCTCGCCGCCCTCGCCGGATCGTCGGGCGGGGCCTTCCTCGCCGCGGGGATGAGCACCGAGGTCCTCAAGCCGGTGATCATGGTGGTGCTGCTCGCGGTGGCCGCCTTCGTCATCCTCCGGCCCGGCTTCGGCACCGCGCCGCAGCCCGGCCCGGTCTCCCGCCGCCGCGTCCTCGCCGCGATCGGCTTCGGCGGCCTGGGCATCGGCTTCTACGACGGCCTCATCGGCCCCGGCACCGGTACGTTCCTCGTCCTGGCCCTCACCGCCCTGCTCCACCTCGACCTCGTCACCGCGTCCGCCACCGCGAAGATCGTCAACTGCTGCACCAACGCCGGCGCGCTGGCGATGTTCGCCTGGCAGGGCGCGGTGCTGTGGCAGCTGGCGGGCCTGATGGCCGTGTTCAACCTGGCGGGCGGCACCCTCGGCGCCCACACGGCCCTGAGGAAGGGCAGCGGCTTCGTCCGTGTCGTCCTGCTGGTGGTCGTCTTCGCGCTGGTGGCGAACATGGCGCACGAGCAGTGGCTGGCCTGA
- the nirB gene encoding nitrite reductase large subunit NirB: MTATPGPTPTIVLVGHGMVGQRFLEALAERGLTATHRVVVLCEEPRPAYDRVQLTSYFSGRTAEDLSVTDLAFLEEHGIELHIGDPAETVDREARRVTARSGLAVDYDVLVLATGSYPFVPPVPNKDAAGCFVYRTIEDLLAIEEYARSRATVGAVVGGGLLGLEAAGALKGLGLTTHIVEFAPRLMPVQVDDGGGGALLRTIENMGLAVHTGTGTQEIVVGEDGAVTGMKLSDGSELATDMVVFSAGVRPRDQLARASGLEVGERGGIAVDEQCRTVTDPHVFAIGECALAADGRVYGLVAPGYEQAQTAAATIASDEASFTGADLSTKLKLLGVDVASFGDAHGTTADCLDVVYSDSRAGLYKKLVIGSDGTLLGGILVGDAEAYGTLRAFTGSVPPVSPESLVLPAGAGAPAQLGPSALPDEAVICSCHNVTKGAVRGAVTEHSCTTVPEVKKCTKAGTGCGSCVKVLGQLVNAELEANGVEVDKGLCGCFSQTREELYEIVHALRVTSHRDLLDRHGCEDARGGDGCEICKPTVGSIIASLAPAIGASTYVLDGEQAALQDTNDHFLANLQRNGSYSVVPRIPGGEIAPEKLIVIGEIARDFGLYTKITGGQRIDMFGARVEQLPVIWARLVDAGFESGHAYGKSLRTVKSCVGQTWCRYGVQDSVRMAIDLELRYRGLRSPHKLKSAVSGCQRECAEAQSKDFGVIATVGGWNLYVGGNGGATPRHADLLAQDLSDAELVRLIDRFLMFYIRTADRLERTSTWLDRIPGGLDHVRDVVVHDSLGICDELESLMSAHVSHYRDEWAETINDPQKLSRFVSFVNAPDTPDPVVGFVPERDQMKPDLPLLNIGMRPAQSKEAALEGSAQR; the protein is encoded by the coding sequence ATGACCGCCACCCCGGGGCCCACCCCCACGATCGTGCTCGTCGGCCACGGCATGGTCGGCCAGCGTTTCCTGGAGGCGCTCGCCGAGCGCGGCCTGACCGCCACGCACCGCGTGGTCGTGCTGTGCGAGGAACCGCGTCCGGCGTACGACCGCGTCCAGCTCACCTCGTACTTCTCGGGGCGCACCGCCGAGGACCTGTCCGTGACGGACCTGGCGTTCCTCGAGGAACACGGCATCGAGCTGCACATCGGTGATCCGGCCGAGACGGTCGACCGGGAGGCCCGCAGGGTCACCGCCCGCTCGGGACTGGCCGTCGACTACGACGTCCTGGTGCTGGCCACCGGCTCCTACCCGTTCGTGCCGCCGGTGCCGAACAAGGACGCGGCCGGCTGCTTCGTCTACCGCACCATCGAGGACCTGCTCGCGATCGAGGAGTACGCGAGGAGCAGGGCCACCGTGGGCGCGGTGGTCGGCGGCGGGCTGCTCGGCCTGGAGGCGGCGGGCGCACTCAAGGGGCTCGGACTGACCACGCACATCGTGGAGTTCGCGCCGCGCCTGATGCCGGTGCAGGTCGACGACGGCGGCGGCGGCGCGCTGCTGCGCACCATCGAGAACATGGGCCTGGCCGTGCACACCGGCACCGGTACGCAGGAGATCGTGGTCGGCGAGGACGGCGCGGTCACCGGCATGAAGCTGTCCGACGGCTCCGAGCTCGCCACCGACATGGTGGTGTTCTCCGCCGGTGTCCGCCCCCGCGACCAGCTCGCCCGTGCGTCGGGGCTGGAGGTCGGCGAGCGCGGTGGCATCGCCGTGGACGAGCAGTGCCGCACGGTCACCGACCCGCACGTCTTCGCGATCGGCGAGTGCGCGCTGGCCGCCGACGGCCGGGTGTACGGCCTGGTCGCCCCCGGCTACGAGCAGGCGCAGACCGCCGCCGCGACGATCGCCTCCGACGAGGCGTCGTTCACCGGCGCCGACCTGTCGACCAAGCTGAAGCTGCTCGGCGTGGACGTGGCGTCCTTCGGCGACGCGCACGGCACCACCGCCGACTGCCTGGACGTCGTCTACTCCGACTCCCGCGCCGGCCTGTACAAGAAGCTGGTCATCGGCAGCGACGGCACCCTGCTCGGCGGCATCCTGGTCGGCGACGCGGAGGCGTACGGCACGCTGCGCGCCTTCACCGGGTCGGTGCCGCCCGTCTCGCCCGAGTCCCTGGTCCTGCCCGCCGGAGCCGGCGCCCCGGCCCAGCTCGGCCCGTCCGCGCTGCCGGACGAGGCCGTCATCTGCTCCTGCCACAACGTCACCAAGGGCGCCGTCCGCGGCGCGGTCACCGAGCACAGCTGCACCACCGTGCCCGAGGTGAAGAAGTGCACCAAGGCCGGCACCGGCTGCGGCAGTTGCGTGAAGGTGCTCGGCCAGCTGGTCAACGCCGAGCTGGAGGCGAACGGCGTCGAGGTCGACAAGGGGCTGTGCGGCTGCTTCTCGCAGACCCGTGAGGAGCTGTACGAGATCGTCCACGCCCTGCGCGTCACCTCCCACCGGGACCTGCTGGACCGGCACGGCTGCGAGGACGCCCGGGGCGGTGACGGCTGCGAGATCTGCAAGCCGACGGTCGGCTCGATCATCGCCTCCCTCGCCCCGGCCATCGGCGCGAGCACGTACGTCCTGGACGGCGAACAGGCCGCCCTCCAGGACACCAACGACCACTTCCTCGCCAACCTGCAGAGGAACGGCTCGTATTCGGTCGTCCCCCGCATCCCCGGCGGTGAGATCGCCCCGGAGAAGCTGATCGTGATCGGCGAGATCGCCCGCGACTTCGGCCTCTACACGAAGATCACCGGCGGCCAGCGCATCGACATGTTCGGCGCCCGCGTCGAGCAGCTCCCGGTCATCTGGGCCCGCCTGGTGGACGCCGGCTTCGAGTCCGGCCACGCGTACGGCAAGTCGCTGCGCACGGTGAAGTCCTGTGTCGGGCAGACCTGGTGCCGCTACGGCGTCCAGGACTCGGTGCGCATGGCGATCGACCTGGAGCTGCGCTACCGGGGACTCAGGTCGCCCCACAAGCTGAAGTCGGCGGTCTCCGGCTGCCAGCGCGAGTGCGCCGAGGCCCAGTCGAAGGACTTCGGCGTCATCGCCACCGTGGGCGGCTGGAACCTGTACGTCGGCGGCAACGGCGGCGCCACCCCGCGCCACGCCGACCTGCTCGCACAGGACCTCTCGGACGCCGAACTGGTGCGCCTCATCGACCGGTTCCTGATGTTCTACATCCGCACCGCCGACCGGCTGGAGCGCACCTCGACCTGGCTGGACCGGATCCCGGGCGGCCTGGACCACGTACGGGACGTCGTCGTGCACGACTCGCTCGGCATCTGCGACGAGCTGGAGTCCCTGATGTCCGCCCACGTCTCGCACTACCGCGACGAGTGGGCCGAGACCATCAACGACCCCCAGAAGCTCTCCCGGTTCGTGTCCTTCGTCAACGCCCCCGACACCCCGGACCCGGTCGTCGGCTTCGTCCCCGAACGCGACCAGATGAAGCCCGACCTGCCCCTGCTGAACATCGGCATGCGACCCGCACAGTCCAAGGAAGCCGCCCTGGAAGGGAGCGCCCAGCGATGA